In a single window of the Biomphalaria glabrata chromosome 5, xgBioGlab47.1, whole genome shotgun sequence genome:
- the LOC106059013 gene encoding putative ferric-chelate reductase 1 yields MLLITFYLFLMCMSIVICYPDGLNVDSVCNTMVPNHGVSAQSSQSPYKIQLASSSYTPGVPVSVTIYSTSAQFKGFMIQARKADGTQSDGYFTVITGTIHACSNKALVQSNSNAKTSLTFNWNPPSTAVGDITFKATFVQSKTVFWTNTEIVVLKPVAVITTISTASTISSSTTISTTTKSSGTHNTTQGPLGPITLDAECGKTRGCFSLCAHGGCKFFVSWYEENLRAHYILKSVVSYSSGSFMALGLSSDKRMGEDAIIGCYHGSSGSNIKFSATSTDRVMPNIFVDTDLVMTSSSYTGGVLTCFLNRPVSATLKLYDVSKQWTLFFATGSASYTSNVLQLKYHGTSRYMSESSYSITSTANVQAMTAEEEKSLSHGRQNKYSILTNFIIVILVVKYFTFNN; encoded by the exons atgttgCTCATCACCTTTTACTTGTTCCTGATGTGTATGTCAATTGTGATTTGTTATCCTGATGGGTTAAATGTGGACTCAGTATGTAATACAATGGTGCCAAACCATGGTGTATCAGCTCAGTCTTCACAAAGTCCTTATAAAATACAGCTAGCATCATCTTCTTATACACCTGGAGTACCTGTGTCTG TGACAATCTATTcaacatcagcacaatttaagGGTTTCATGATTCAAGCCAGAAAAGCAGATGGCACTCAAAGTGATGGTTACTTTACTGTTATTACAGGAACTATTCATGCTTGTTCAAAT AAAGCTTTAGTTCAGAGCAACAGTAATGCAAAGACATCATTGACATTCAATTGGAACCCACCTTCAACAGCTGTTGGAGACATAACATTcaa agCGACCTTCGTTCAGAGCAAGACAGTGTTTTGGACTAATACTGAAATTGTTGTACTTAAACCAGTTGCTGTCATCACTACAA TCTCAACAGCATCAACTATCTCATCATCCACAACAATATCAACCACCACAAAATCAAGTGGAACTCATAACACAACACAAGGACCATTAGGGCCCATAACATTAGATGCAGAATGTGGGAAAACAAGAGGATGCTTCTCATTGTGTGCCCATGGTGGCTGTAAATTTTTTGTCTCCTGGTATGAAGAAAATTTAAGGGCTcattatattttgaaatcagTAGTTTCTTATTCCAGTGGGTCATTTATGGCACTTGGATTGTCCAGTGATAAAAGAATG GGAGAAGATGCCATCATAGGATGTTACCATGGATCAAGCGgatcaaatataaaattttctgcCACgtcgacagacagagtgatgcCAAATATCTTTGTTGATACT GATCTAGTTATGACATCCAGTAGTTATACTGGTGGTGTACTCACCTGCTTTCTGAACAGGCCAGTTTCAGCAACCCTGAAGCTTTATGATGTCAGCAAACAGTGGACCTTGTTCTTTGCAACAGGATCTGCATCTTATA ctAGCAATGTACTACAGTTAAAGTATCATGGCACTTCACGTTACATGTCTGAATCCAGTTATAGTATCACATCAACTGCTAATGTTCAGGCAATGACTGCAGAGGAAGAAAAATCTTTGA GTCATGGAAGGCAAAACAAATATTCAATATTGACcaattttattattgtaattttagTTGTGAAATATTTCACTTTCAATAATTAG